The Oxyura jamaicensis isolate SHBP4307 breed ruddy duck chromosome 13 unlocalized genomic scaffold, BPBGC_Ojam_1.0 oxy13_random_OJ71406, whole genome shotgun sequence genome has a window encoding:
- the EIF4E1B gene encoding eukaryotic translation initiation factor 4E type 1B: protein MLATMASGEQRRQEERRRRRAQQQELLLAESLGKHPLQNRWALWFFKNDKSKMWQANLRLVTKFSTVEDFWALYTHIQLASKLTSGCDYSLFKDGIEPMWEDSQNKRGGRWLITLAKQQRHTELDRFWLETLLCLIGEMFDEYSDEVCGAVINIRAKGDKIAIWTREAENREGVTHIGRVYKEHLGLSQKVAIGYQAHADTATKSGSLTKNKFVV, encoded by the exons ATGCTGGCCACCATGGCTTCAGGGGAGCAG AGGAGACAAgaggagcggcggcggcgcagggctcagcagcaagagctgctcctggcagagAGCCTGGGCAAGCACCCCCTGCAGAACAG gTGGGCGCTGTGGTTCTTCAAGAACGACAAGAGCAAGATGTGGCAGGCCAACCTGCGCCTGGTCACCAAGTTCAGCACGGTGGAGGACTTCTGGGC GCTGTACACCCACATCCAGCTGGCCAGCAAGCTCACCTCGGGCTGTGACTACTCCCTCTTCAAG gaTGGCATCGAGCCCATGTGGGAGGACAGCCAGAACAAGCGCGGCGGGCGCTGGCTCATCACCCTGGCCAAGCAGCAGAGGCACACGGAGCTGGACCGCTTCTGGCTGGAGACG CTCCTGTGCCTCATCGGGGAGATGTTCGACGAGTACAGCGACGAGGTGTGCGGGGCCGTCATCAACATCCGCGCCAAGGGGGACAAGATCGCCATCTGGACCCGGGAGGCGGAGAACCGGGAAGGGGTCACCCACATCGG GCGCGTCTACAAGGAGCACCTGGGCCTGTCGCAGAAGGTGGCCATCGGCTACCAGGCCCACGCGGACACGGCCACCAAGAGCGGCTCCCTGACCAAGAACAAGTTCGTGGTGTGA